The following are encoded in a window of uncultured Pseudomonas sp. genomic DNA:
- a CDS encoding fused response regulator/phosphatase: MPERLSILIAEDNAADRMLLSTIVSRQGHRVLTASNGMEAVALFELERPQLVLMDALMPVMDGFDAARRIKQAAGEELVPIIFLTSLTEGEALVRCLEAGGDDFLAKPYNRVILEAKIKAMDRLRRLQDTVLQQRDLIAMHNEHLLNEQRVAKAVFDKVTHSGCLDAPNIRYLQSPYAVFNGDLLLAAFKPSGGMHVLLGDFTGHGLPAAIGAMPLAEVFYGMTAKGYSLVEVLREINAKLKHILPVGVFCCATVLNISFQRQVVEVWNGGLPDGYLLRGNGQRIPLVSRHLPLGVLEPSAFNDKYEVYPLALGDRVFLLSDGVLEACSKQGELFGEGRLLEVFNANRQQATLFSEIQQALTHFSGEQQDDVSLVEVSLVDQATLSRPPLAFADNGQSHSLDWSASFEFRGETLRHFNPLPFLLQLLLEVQGLRPQGGALFSVLAELYSNALEHGVLGLDSALKANAEGFAEYYRQRSVRLAALTNGFVRFHLQLLPEGAGGRLIVRVEDSGSGFDAQRLPTSPRNVHSLSGRGLALVRHLSERCSWGDGEPGVRVEFSWSPGA; this comes from the coding sequence ATGCCAGAGCGCCTGTCCATACTGATCGCCGAGGACAACGCCGCCGATCGCATGCTGTTGTCGACCATCGTTAGCCGTCAGGGGCACCGGGTGCTGACGGCCAGCAATGGCATGGAGGCGGTGGCTTTGTTCGAGTTGGAACGCCCACAGCTGGTGCTGATGGACGCCTTGATGCCGGTAATGGACGGCTTCGACGCCGCACGGCGAATCAAACAGGCAGCTGGCGAAGAGCTGGTGCCGATCATCTTTCTCACCTCCCTGACCGAAGGCGAAGCGCTGGTGCGTTGCCTGGAGGCCGGTGGTGATGACTTTCTCGCCAAACCGTATAACCGGGTCATTCTCGAAGCCAAAATCAAGGCCATGGACCGCTTGCGCCGCCTGCAAGACACGGTGTTGCAGCAACGCGACCTGATTGCCATGCACAACGAACACCTGCTCAACGAGCAGCGTGTGGCTAAGGCGGTATTCGACAAGGTGACCCACTCCGGTTGCCTGGATGCCCCGAACATTCGCTACCTGCAATCGCCCTATGCGGTGTTTAACGGTGATCTGCTGCTGGCTGCGTTCAAGCCTTCGGGCGGCATGCATGTGCTGCTGGGCGATTTCACCGGTCACGGCTTGCCTGCCGCGATAGGCGCGATGCCACTGGCCGAGGTGTTTTATGGCATGACGGCCAAAGGCTATTCGCTGGTCGAGGTGCTGCGTGAGATCAACGCCAAGCTCAAGCACATCCTTCCGGTCGGGGTATTTTGCTGCGCTACCGTGCTCAACATCAGCTTCCAGCGCCAGGTGGTCGAGGTGTGGAACGGTGGTTTGCCGGATGGCTATTTGTTACGCGGCAATGGCCAGCGTATACCGCTGGTGTCGCGGCACTTGCCGCTGGGGGTGTTGGAGCCAAGCGCGTTCAATGACAAGTACGAGGTCTATCCGCTGGCGCTCGGTGATCGGGTTTTCCTGCTCTCAGATGGCGTGCTGGAGGCTTGCAGCAAGCAGGGGGAGTTGTTCGGTGAAGGGCGTTTGCTTGAGGTGTTCAACGCCAACCGACAACAGGCGACGCTGTTTTCTGAGATCCAGCAGGCGCTGACCCACTTCAGCGGCGAGCAGCAGGATGATGTCAGCCTGGTTGAGGTTAGCCTGGTCGATCAGGCAACGTTGAGCCGGCCGCCACTGGCCTTTGCCGACAATGGACAGAGCCATTCACTGGATTGGTCGGCAAGCTTCGAGTTTCGCGGTGAAACCCTGCGGCATTTCAATCCGCTGCCATTTCTCTTGCAGTTGTTGCTCGAGGTGCAAGGGCTGCGGCCCCAGGGTGGTGCCTTGTTCAGTGTGTTGGCCGAGCTGTATTCGAATGCCCTGGAGCATGGCGTGTTGGGGCTGGATTCGGCGCTCAAGGCGAATGCCGAGGGATTTGCCGAGTATTACCGTCAGCGCAGCGTGCGCCTGGCGGCGCTAACCAACGGGTTTGTGCGTTTTCATCTGCAGTTACTGCCCGAGGGGGCGGGCGGGCGTTTGATTGTGCGGGTCGAGGACAGCGGCTCTGGTTTTGATGCGCAGCGATTGCCGACGTCCCCCCGAAATGTCCATAGCTTAAGTGGTCGTGGGCTGGCTCTGGTCAGGCATCTGAGTGAGCGTTGCAGTTGGGGCGATGGTGAGCCTGGGGTGCGCGTGGAGTTTTCCTGGTCGCCTGGGGCATAA
- a CDS encoding STAS domain-containing protein, with the protein MAITSQPSADGQELTIVIQGRFDFGAHQEFRNAYERVSSPPQCYVVDLQGTTYLDSSALGMLLLLRDHAGGDSAQISLLNCNPDVRKILAISNFEQLFKIT; encoded by the coding sequence ATGGCTATCACCTCGCAGCCCTCAGCTGATGGGCAAGAGCTGACCATTGTGATTCAGGGACGCTTCGATTTCGGTGCGCATCAGGAGTTTCGTAATGCCTATGAGCGCGTCAGCAGCCCGCCGCAGTGCTATGTCGTAGACCTTCAGGGCACCACCTATCTGGACAGTTCGGCGCTCGGCATGCTGCTGTTGCTGCGTGATCACGCCGGTGGCGACAGTGCGCAGATCAGCCTGCTTAACTGCAACCCGGATGTACGCAAAATCCTCGCCATCTCGAATTTCGAGCAGCTGTTCAAAATTACCTGA
- the fliJ gene encoding flagellar export protein FliJ: protein MAQSRAARLAPVVLMAERAEREAALQLGHCQGLLRQAEVQLGDLERYRGDYQQQWISEGQRGVSGQWLMNYQRFLSQLEGAIGQQRNSVDWHRANMDKVREVWQQRYARMEGLRKLVKRYQDEARMAEDKREQKLLDELSQRLVARESQY, encoded by the coding sequence ATGGCGCAAAGCCGCGCCGCGCGGCTGGCTCCTGTCGTGCTCATGGCCGAGCGCGCCGAGCGCGAAGCGGCGTTGCAGTTGGGCCATTGTCAGGGGCTGCTGCGCCAGGCCGAAGTGCAACTGGGGGACCTGGAGCGTTACCGTGGTGATTACCAGCAACAATGGATCAGTGAAGGCCAGCGTGGTGTTTCCGGGCAATGGCTGATGAACTACCAGCGCTTTCTTAGCCAGCTGGAAGGCGCCATCGGCCAGCAGCGCAACAGTGTCGATTGGCACCGCGCGAATATGGACAAGGTGCGCGAGGTCTGGCAGCAGCGCTACGCGCGCATGGAAGGCTTGCGCAAGCTGGTCAAACGCTATCAGGACGAAGCGCGTATGGCCGAAGACAAACGCGAGCAAAAACTGCTCGATGAGCTCTCGCAGCGTCTGGTGGCGCGTGAGTCCCAGTATTAA
- the fliI gene encoding flagellar protein export ATPase FliI — protein sequence MRLDRVSFAKRLAGYNDVIALPAQPQVEGRLLRMVGLTLEAEGLRAALGSRCLVINDDSHHPVQVEAEVMGFSNGKIFLMPVGSLAGIAPGARVVPLPDTGRLPMGMSMLGRVLDGTGRALDGKGGMKAEDWVPMDGPTINPLKRHPISEPLDVGIRSINGLLTVGRGQRLGLFAGTGVGKSVLLGMMTRFTEADIIVVGLIGERGREVKEFIDEILGHEGLKRSVVVASPADDAPLMRLRAAMYCTRIAEYFRDKGKNVLLLMDSLTRFAQAQREIALAIGEPPATKGYPPSVFARLPKLVERAGNAEEGGGSITAFYTVLSEGDDQQDPIADAARGVLDGHIVLSRRLAEEGHYPAIDIEASISRVMPQVVSAEHLRLSQRFKQLWSRYQQSRDLISVGAYVPGGDPDTDLAIARQPAMVKYLRQGLQDNESLEHSSAQLAATFNPAATGA from the coding sequence ATGCGCCTTGATCGGGTCAGCTTTGCCAAGCGCTTGGCCGGTTACAACGATGTCATAGCGCTGCCGGCCCAGCCGCAGGTAGAGGGGCGTTTATTGCGCATGGTCGGCCTGACCCTCGAAGCTGAAGGTTTGCGCGCCGCACTGGGCAGCCGCTGTCTGGTGATCAATGACGACAGCCATCACCCGGTGCAGGTTGAGGCCGAAGTGATGGGTTTTTCCAACGGCAAAATTTTTCTAATGCCGGTCGGCAGCCTGGCGGGTATCGCCCCGGGTGCGCGCGTGGTGCCGTTGCCGGATACCGGCCGTTTGCCCATGGGCATGTCGATGCTTGGCCGGGTGCTCGATGGCACTGGCCGCGCCCTCGATGGCAAAGGCGGGATGAAGGCCGAAGACTGGGTGCCGATGGATGGCCCGACGATCAACCCGCTCAAGCGCCACCCCATCAGTGAGCCGCTGGATGTGGGGATTCGCTCAATCAACGGTCTGTTGACGGTAGGCCGCGGCCAGCGACTTGGTCTGTTTGCCGGTACAGGGGTGGGTAAATCGGTGCTGCTGGGCATGATGACGCGCTTTACCGAGGCCGACATTATCGTGGTTGGGCTGATCGGTGAGCGGGGCCGGGAAGTAAAAGAATTTATCGACGAAATTCTCGGCCACGAAGGCCTCAAGCGCTCGGTGGTGGTGGCCTCGCCGGCCGATGATGCGCCGCTGATGCGCCTGCGTGCAGCGATGTATTGCACGCGAATAGCCGAATACTTCCGCGATAAAGGCAAGAACGTCTTGCTGCTTATGGACTCGCTAACCCGTTTTGCCCAGGCCCAGCGTGAGATCGCCCTGGCCATTGGTGAGCCGCCGGCAACCAAGGGTTATCCGCCGTCAGTATTTGCGCGCCTGCCAAAACTGGTGGAGCGTGCTGGTAATGCGGAAGAGGGCGGCGGTTCGATTACTGCGTTTTACACCGTGCTCAGTGAGGGCGATGACCAGCAGGACCCGATTGCTGACGCCGCGCGTGGTGTGCTCGATGGGCATATCGTGCTGTCGCGGCGCTTGGCTGAGGAGGGGCATTACCCGGCCATCGATATCGAAGCCTCAATCAGTCGAGTGATGCCCCAGGTGGTCAGTGCCGAGCATCTGCGTCTGTCACAGCGCTTCAAGCAGTTGTGGTCGCGCTATCAGCAGAGTCGTGACCTGATCAGCGTGGGTGCCTATGTGCCCGGTGGCGACCCTGATACTGACCTGGCCATCGCCCGTCAGCCGGCCATGGTCAAGTACCTGCGGCAGGGGCTGCAGGATAATGAAAGCCTTGAACATAGCAGTGCGCAGCTGGCCGCGACCTTCAATCCTGCTGCGACTGGAGCGTAA
- the fliH gene encoding flagellar assembly protein FliH, producing MSSKEPASELIRAKDLKGVDVWALPSFDPHAPTPEPSAAEQAAAASEQAQADSEEVALEDVKPLTLDELEAIREDAYNEGFATGEKDGFHAGQLKAKQEADTALAAKIAGLEQLMTQLFEPIAEQDQQVEEAMIKLLEHMVRQVVQRELNSDSSQIRQVLSEALKLLPMGAGNIRIHLNPQDFEMVKALRERHEESWRILEDAALLPGGCRVESELSRIDATMETRLSLAVKQLFEQQREQAMHPLEADLQTELDAPEAIAEAMQDAP from the coding sequence ATGTCGAGTAAAGAGCCGGCGAGTGAGCTGATTCGCGCCAAGGATCTAAAAGGCGTTGACGTCTGGGCGCTGCCCAGTTTTGACCCGCATGCGCCAACGCCTGAACCTAGCGCAGCAGAACAGGCCGCTGCGGCCAGCGAGCAGGCGCAAGCCGACAGTGAAGAGGTGGCCCTAGAAGACGTCAAGCCCTTGACGTTGGATGAGTTGGAAGCGATCCGCGAAGACGCCTACAACGAAGGCTTTGCCACTGGTGAGAAAGACGGCTTCCATGCGGGGCAGCTGAAAGCCAAACAGGAAGCTGATACGGCTTTGGCGGCAAAAATCGCTGGGCTGGAGCAGCTGATGACGCAGCTGTTTGAGCCGATTGCCGAGCAGGATCAGCAGGTCGAAGAGGCGATGATCAAGCTGCTTGAGCACATGGTGCGTCAGGTGGTTCAGCGTGAGCTGAACAGTGACTCCAGCCAGATTCGCCAGGTGCTCAGTGAGGCGCTCAAGCTGCTGCCGATGGGGGCGGGCAATATCCGTATTCATCTCAACCCGCAAGATTTCGAGATGGTCAAAGCCTTGCGCGAGCGCCATGAAGAGAGTTGGCGAATTCTCGAAGACGCTGCCTTGCTGCCTGGCGGCTGTCGGGTGGAAAGCGAGCTGAGCCGCATCGATGCAACCATGGAAACGCGCCTGAGTCTGGCCGTCAAACAGTTGTTCGAGCAGCAGCGTGAGCAGGCCATGCATCCGCTGGAGGCCGACCTGCAGACCGAGCTGGATGCCCCTGAGGCAATTGCTGAGGCGATGCAGGATGCGCCTTGA
- the fliG gene encoding flagellar motor switch protein FliG, with protein sequence MSENRTAAKLNKVDKAAILLLSLGETDAAQVLRHLGPKEVQRVGVAMAGMRNIQREQVEQVMGEFVDIVGDQTSLGVGADGYIRKMLTAALGEDKAGNLIDRILLGGSTSGLDSLKWMEPRAVADVIRYEHPQIQAIVVAYLDPDQAGEVLGHFDHKVRLDIVLRVSSLNTVQPAALKELNQILEKQFSGSSNSTRAALGGVKRAADIMNFLDSSVEGQLMDSIREVDEDLSSQIEDLMFVFDNLADVDDRGIQALMREVSSDVLVLALKGADEAIKEKVFKNMSKRAAELLRDDLEAKGPVRVSDVETAQKEILTIARRMAEAGEIVLGGKGGEEMV encoded by the coding sequence ATGAGTGAGAATCGAACCGCTGCTAAATTGAACAAGGTCGACAAGGCCGCGATTCTCCTGCTATCCCTTGGCGAAACCGATGCGGCCCAGGTCTTGCGTCACCTTGGGCCCAAGGAAGTGCAGCGCGTTGGCGTGGCCATGGCCGGTATGCGCAATATCCAGCGCGAGCAGGTCGAGCAGGTGATGGGTGAGTTTGTCGACATTGTCGGCGACCAGACCAGTCTGGGCGTTGGTGCCGATGGCTATATCCGCAAGATGCTGACGGCGGCGCTGGGCGAAGACAAGGCTGGCAACCTGATCGACCGCATTCTTCTGGGTGGCAGTACCAGTGGTCTGGACAGCCTGAAATGGATGGAGCCGCGTGCCGTGGCGGATGTGATTCGTTACGAGCACCCGCAGATTCAGGCTATCGTCGTCGCCTACCTCGACCCGGATCAGGCCGGTGAAGTGCTCGGTCACTTCGATCATAAGGTGCGCTTGGATATCGTGCTGCGCGTGTCCTCGCTGAATACCGTACAACCAGCCGCGCTGAAAGAGCTCAATCAGATTCTCGAAAAACAGTTTTCTGGCAGCTCTAACAGCACCCGTGCGGCACTCGGCGGAGTCAAGCGTGCCGCCGATATCATGAACTTCCTCGACAGCTCGGTTGAAGGCCAGCTGATGGACTCGATCCGCGAAGTCGACGAGGACCTGTCCAGCCAGATCGAAGACCTGATGTTTGTCTTCGACAACCTGGCCGATGTCGATGATCGTGGTATCCAGGCGCTGATGCGCGAGGTGTCCTCGGACGTGCTGGTGCTGGCGCTCAAGGGCGCTGACGAAGCGATCAAGGAAAAGGTCTTCAAGAACATGTCCAAACGTGCCGCCGAACTGCTGCGCGACGACTTGGAGGCCAAAGGCCCGGTGCGCGTCAGCGACGTGGAAACTGCGCAGAAGGAAATTCTCACCATCGCCAGGCGTATGGCCGAAGCCGGGGAAATTGTCCTGGGCGGCAAGGGTGGCGAGGAAATGGTGTAA